CGCCTCAAGGAAATGTTGTTCGCCCCACCAGTCCTTTCGAAACTTGTCCAAGGCCTACCTTTGCATTTATACCTCTCAGTCGGCGATCATGCAATAAGTTCGGTGATCCTTCAAGAGGTGGATGGAGAGCAAAAGATAGTTTATTTCGTAAGCCATACACTTCAGGGGGCAGAGATcaggtatcagaagatagaAAAAGCGGCTCTCGCCGTCCTCGTCATCGCCCGACGCCTACGACCGtattttcaaagctttcaggtaaaaataagaactgaCCTTCCTTTGAGGCAGGTATTGCAGAAACCAGATCTTTCAGGAAGGTTTATCGCGTAGTCCATGGAGTTGTTGGAATATGGATTGCAATATGACAAAAGGGGAATAGTCGGCGCGCAGACCTTAgcggattttgtggtggaattaACACCGGAAGATGGGGGAAGGTCAGCACGCAATGGATATTGTTCGTCGatgggtcatcaaatgaaaacgGAAGCGGGGCTGGGGTCACGCTGCAAGGGCTTGGGGAATTGGTGTTGAAGCAGTCCCTCAGATTCCAGTTCAAAACCAGAAataaccaagcagaatatgagGCTCTTGTTGCGGGATTAAAACTAGCAATTGAAGTGCAAATTGACAGTCTAGTGGTAAGAACGGACTCGCTGCTAGTGGCAAGCCAGATCAATGGGGAGTTCCAGGTAAAGGAGCCGACCTTGATAAAGTATGTGGAGCGCGTGCGGCAGCTCATGGGTCGTTTGCAACAGGTGGTAGTGGAATACGTGCCGAGGACACAGAACCAAAGGGCGGATGTCCTAACAAAGCTGGCAAGCACTTGGAAGACTGGCAACAACCGGAGTGTGATTCAAGAGACGCTCGCCAATCCCAGCATGGAGGGGGATTTGGTGGCTTCGGTTATTCGCCAGGAAACTTGGATGAATCCCATCATTGACATTTTGGCGGGAGAGCCTAGCGATGTAACAAAATACTCAAAGGCGCAAAGGAAGGAGGTAGGGCACTACACGCTACTCGACGGGATACTCTTCCGGCGAGGATTCAGTTCGCCACTCCTGAGGTGTCTTCTACCTGAGAAGTACGAGGTTGTTATGATAGAAGTCCATGAGGGAGTTTGCGCAAGTCACATTGGAGGAAGGCCAGTGGCGAGCAAAGTCCTTAGAGCgggtttctattggcctacgGTAAGGAAGGATTGTGCAGAGTTTGTGAGGAAATGCGAGAAGTGCCAAGTATTTGCAGACCTACCAAGAGCACCGCCAGAGCAACTGGCCACAATCAGTTCCCCagggcccttcgccatgtggggagtcgaTCTCGTCGGGCCCTTCCCCACCGCTagtcgcaaatgaagttcattTTGGTGGCAGTGGACTACAACCCCAAATGGGTGGAAGCCGAGCCCTTGGCGAGCAATACGGCGGCCAAAATTATAAGTTTTTACTGGAAAAGAATCGTCTGCCGGTTCGGAGTACCAAGGGCGATCGTCTCGGACAACGGGACACAGTTCGCAACTAATCAAACCAAGGAGTTCTGCGAAGAGATCGGCATTCAGAGGAGATTTTCTTCGGTGGAACATCCACAAACAAATGGACGAGCAGAGTCGGCGAACAAAGTCATCATGCAAGGCTTGAAGCGCCGACTCTCAGAGGCCAAGGGGCGTGGTTGGATGAACTCCCCATTGTTATTTGGTCTTATAATACAACACAACACTTGACTGCAGGGGAAACTCCGTTCAGAATGACTTACGGGGCGAACGCCATGCTCCTTGTAGAGATAGACAACAGTTCGTGGCGAACAGCACCGACGTTCGAGGGCAAAAATTCCTCGAACATGGCAATAGAGCTGGACTTATTGTCGGAGACACACAATGAGGCCCGCCTCAGGGAAGCCGCGATGAAACAGCGGGCTGCGACCAAGTATGACACAAAGGTAAAACCAAGGGAGATGCAGGAAGGGGATTTGGTACTCAAAAAGCGAACAGGGGTCACTAGAAACAAATTAAGCCCAATCTGGGAGGGGCCCTACGGGATCTTAAGAGCGTTGGGAAAAGGAGCATATCATCTGGAGAGCTTGGATGGGAAACGGGTGCCACGATCCTGGAACGCAGCGAGCCTGAAGTACTATTACAGATTTACAGCTGACAAGGCGAGAAAGAGCTAGATCTGAGGTGAAGGAAGGCAGTGCGCCTCACGTAGGCTACGGAGTTAAAAGCGAAATGGAGAAACATACTTTTGTACTTATCCCAAGAAGTTGTTGGCCAAAAGAGCCtaaaaatggtaaaaacaaagacacgttgttgttctccatctcgggagtttgttggctaTCATGCCTGAttcaaaatacaaaaattgtatccaggaATTTCAATCACACTAAATTGCGGCGAGAGCTCGGTGTTAAAAATTCCCCAAAGGTGggaatcccaacacgaccttgatgtctggggattacTCTGGAAAAGCCGACACAACTCGTCGTCACTCatcggcgatgtgtgcggataagcttcttgtTGGTcattccgcaagtgtacggaattcacccggttttaatttatcgaaccacagggaattggtgtggcaattcagtttaagcctcgagttcacggtaggaaagcgagtataattcagttttaaaggttgattgattgttgtgatacttaattagaaagctaacaaagataagtgtgtgataatcaatggtgaaaatgccttgggttcttgcttgactaattcagttctaatcaacctattctatccacaatactccgagtctctccttgatgttctagcctaatcaatcatctatcgatgcctcgcatagacaatcctctcaagccaaaagataagcacaattccttgataacctaaacatttgctaaaggcattaagcatgcaattcaggccaacaaaccccaacccttcctctattcctagtagcaagtatagaagaggtaatcccacaacaagtccctaatctataccaaacttccgttctattatagcaaagtataaagctagcacatgttctaacttgaaatataaagcatggatatgggattcaagggtttactcagaagattcatgaataaaaataggaattaagattaaaacatcatgagtcttacaaagaacccaaagcaaaagggatttagccaagcatggctatagaatccatacaagaagataaagatgaaacctgaaaaaTAGGGATTAGAGAAAGCTCCTCGAGCTCCataactcaaaccctctcttctaacttatgaaaaaatgataaaatgacaaaaggttccaagagaaatgtctaaaaaccaatttatatgCAAAATaggcgagtctgggcgctcaggcgccaattcagagcgcctaagcgccaattccagctcaAAATATGGccctggaaggtaattggcgcctaggcgccaattcccagcgcctgggcgccaattcctCTCTAGCATGAAATATACAGCGAACCAATTGgtgctcaggcgctcaacacgagcgcctgagcgctctctacgTGCTAGAAAGGTTCTTGaacttcttcttaactcctctttatgTCTCCCTTCAATTatccaagcctcttgaccttctttcttcagcagtttcagacctgattacttaggaacaaagcaaggaaaaatatctaggaactccaagagattattagcacaaaagaccctcaattcaagtagaaaatatatgcaagtcctaaacttacttaaaatgcatgaaaggtccctataaaactacgaaattaccaaaacaaagtaaaaacacaaataaagataaaaatgcatgagaatgcatgaaacactacatgagactcaacaaaaagactcaaaacaaactaagaaataaccctaaaaacactactaaactagggtcatcacaccactatactcaacgacagctcgccctcgagcgtaaacaacactcgcttgccctcaagcgcaagaaatgcttccaaacaagtgctcaacaaggaatacttatcACAAAACCGGGGGATTTTGCAACTACaactggttccaaaagaaagacaca
This is a stretch of genomic DNA from Lotus japonicus ecotype B-129 chromosome 1, LjGifu_v1.2. It encodes these proteins:
- the LOC130744455 gene encoding uncharacterized protein LOC130744455, encoding MKSPSNVKEVQRLTGRITALSRFLPHSGDKSAPFFKCLKKNAAFEWNSECEEAFTRLKEMLFAPPVLSKLVQGLPLHLYLSVGDHAISSVILQEVDGEQKIVYFVSHTLQGAEIRYQKIEKAALAVLVIARRLRPYFQSFQGNSRRADLSGFCGGINTGRWGKVSTQWILFVDGSSNENGSGAGVTLQGLGELVLKQSLRFQFKTRNNQAEYEALVAGLKLAIEVQIDSLVVRTDSLLVASQINGEFQVKEPTLIKYVERVRQLMGRLQQVVVEYVPRTQNQRADVLTKLASTWKTGNNRSVIQETLANPSMEGDLVASVIRQETWMNPIIDILAGEPSDVTKYSKAQRKEVGHYTLLDGILFRRGFSSPLLRCLLPEKYEVVMIEVHEGVCASHIGGRPVASKVLRAGFYWPTVRKDCAEFVRKCEKCQVFADLPRAPPEQLATISSPGPFAMWGVDLVGPFPTASRK